In Amycolatopsis sp. FBCC-B4732, the genomic stretch GGCGGGCCGGTGACCGGCCTGCCCGTCGAGGTCTTCGACCGGTGCCTGCGGGTCAACTTCCGGGGCACGTTCCTGATGACCCGCGCGGTGGGCGCGCACATGGTCGCCGCCGGGACCCGCGGCGCGATCGTGAACGTGTCGTCGATCGGCGCGCGGCAGCCGACACCGGGGCTCGGTCACTACGAAGCGACCAAGGCGGCGGTCGACGCGCTGACCCGGTCCGCGGCACTGGAACTGGCGCCGCACGGGATCCGCGTCAACGCCGTCGCCCCCGGCCCGGTGCTCACGCCGATGACGGCGGGGTTCGCCGCGGACACCGCCGCCCGCACGGCCTGGGAATCCCGGATCCCGCTGGGCCGCATCGCCGCCGTCGGCGACGTCGTGCCGTCCGTGGTGTTCCTGGCCTCGCCCGCCGCCGGGCACATCACCGGGGTGAGCCTGGCGGTGGACGGCGGCCAGCTGCTCACCTGACTATCCCTTGTGGACGATCCGGCCGCCGGTCACGGTCAGCCCGACCGCGACCGGCGGCAGGTCCGCGAGCGCGACTTCCAGAGGATCTTCGTCCAGGACGCAGAAGTCGGCGGCCATACCCGGCTCGAGGGTGCCCTTCCACGCCGCGGATCCGTCTTGTGCGGCGGCTTCGGTGGTGTAGCAGCGCAACAGCCGTCCGGTCAGCTCGGGCGTGACACCCCGCGCACCCAGCAGCTCCCCCGCGGCCGCGAGGTGGACCCGCCAGTCCGGCGTCACGACCGGCGCGTCGCTGCTCAGCGTGAGCCGCACCCCGAGGTCGAGGATCTCGCGCAGCGGCCACGCCTTCGCCGCCACGTCGTCGCCGAGCGCGGTGGCGACCATCGGCCGCATCGCGGTGGCGATCGCGGGTTGCGTCGTCAGCCCGACACCGCGCTCGGCCATCCGCCGCAGCTGCGCCGGGGTGACGAGGTCGCCGTGCACGAGGTGGTCGCCGTCGCGCAGGTGGGCGAGGGCGGCCTCGATGCTGCGCTCGCCGGTCGCGTGGACGCCGACGACCAGGCCGGCATCGTGGGCCAGGGCGATCATCGCGGCCAGGTTGGCCGCGCGCTCGCCGTCGTCGGGCCCGTCGACGAGCAGCGTTCCGTGGGTGCCGTCGGCGTAGCAGTGGTGGGTCCACGCGGTGCGCATCGGGGGGATGCCGTCGGCGAAGATCTTGACCCCGGGCACGGCCAGCCACTCCGGATCCGCGGCCGGCACCGCGGTTGCGAGGCCGCGGGCGAAGTCCGGCAGCGAGCTGGCGCCGTCCAGGAGACCGAACAGGCGCAGCACGGTGACCCGCGCCCGCAGACGGCCTTCTCGGTGCAGGTTCGCGTACTCGTCCAGGACTTCGGCCGAGAAGCACCCCGTTTCGCCGGGGCCGAGCCCGGGTTCGGTGTAGCTGGTGATGCCGAGCGCCGCGCAGACGTCGCCGGCGCGCAGGATCGCCGCCCGGCGGTCTCCGGCCGTGACCACCGGGGTTTCTTCGTGCGGCGCGCCGAGCAGCGGGTGCGGCCAGCGGGCGCCGAGCCAGGTCGCGTGCAGGTGCGCGTCGTTGATACCGGGCAGGACCGTGCGCCCGGCCAGGTCCAGCACTTCGGTGTCCGGTCCGATGTGGGCGGTGAGGTCGGCACCCACCGCGGCGACGCGGCCGCCGGAGACGGCGAGGCCGCCCGCCACCGTGCCGTCGGGACCGAAGGTGTGCACCACCCCGCCGTGGACCACCAGGTCCGCCGAGTGGATCCGTTGTGCTGTCATGGTTTCCTCCGGGACCTGGACTTTTTCTTCCACGACTGTAGACTAAAAAGATGGCTCTGCCCACCCACACGGAGGCCGCCGTTCTCACCGGCCACCACGCGCCCCTCGAGTTGCGCGAACTCCCGCTGCCTCCGGACCCGGAACCCGGCGCCGCCCTCGTCCGGCTCACCTGCACCACGTTGTGCGGCACCGACGTCCACCTCTGGTCGGGGGAAATGAGTCTCCCCGGCATGCTGCCGATGGTGCTGGGTCACGAAATGGTCGGCGAAGTCGTCGCCACCGGACCCGGCACCACCGACACCCTCGGCCGGGAAATCCGCCCCGGTGACCGGATCGGCTGGTCCGAGTCGACGTGCGGGAAGTGCCACGGCTGCACGATCCTTCGTGAACCGGTCGCCTGCGAGCGCCGCGGTTACGGCTTCCTTCAGCGTTCCGACCGGTTCCCCTACGCGACCGGCGGTCTGGCCCGCCATTGCTACGTCACGCCCGGCGCCGCGAAGCTCCTGCTGCCCGACGACGTCGAGGACACGTGGGCGTCGATGTCCGGCTGCGCGGGGAAGACCGTGCTGCGCGCGGTCGCCCGGTCCGGCGGCATCCGTCCGAACGCGACGGTCGTGGTCCAAGGCGCGGGCGCGCTCGGCGTGTTCGCCACGGCGGTCGCCCGGCTCTGCGGCGCCGGGGTGGTGATCACCGTCGGCGGACCGCGATCGCGGCTGGACGTCGCCGAGCGGTTCGGGGCCACCGCGACGGTCCCGGTCGAGTCCACCCCGGACGAACGCGTCGAGCGGGTGCGCGAACTGACCGGCGGCCGCGGCGCCGACCACGTCTTCGACTTCGCGGGCGGGCCCACGGTCGGCGCGGAGGCGGTCGCCTTCGCCGCCCAGCGCGGGACGGTCGCGATCGTCGGGTCGACCGGGCCGGTGCCTTCCCCCGTGCCGCTGGGCACGGTGATGGGCAAGGAGCTGACCATCGCCGGCTCGCTCAACGGCGACATCGCCGACTACCACCGCTCGGTCGAGTTCTTCCGCGCCTTCGCCGATCGCCTGCCCTGGAACGAGCTGTTCAGCGCGCCGGTCGGGCTGGCAGGCGCGTCCGCCGCCGTCGAGTCGATGTCCCGGCTCGGCGAGCTCAAAGCCGTCATCGACCCCCGACTTCCCTAGGAGGGTTTTCGTGCGCATCCCCCAGCGCCGCATCGGCCGCGACGGGCCGGCCACCGGCGTCCTGTCCCTCGGCTCCTGGCACACGTTCGACCGGATGGACTTCCGCGAAGCCGTCTCGATGCTGCAAACGGCTGTCGACGCCGGGATCGGCCTGTTCGACGTCGGCGTGTACGGCCTGCCCGGCGCCCCACCGGTGTTCACCGACGTGCTGTTCTCGGCCATGGTCCGCGCCGCGGGCCTGCGGCGCGAGGACTACCTGCTCTCGGCGAAGCTCTGGCTGGAGGGCTACCCGGAGCACAGCCTGCGCGCGCAGCTGGAGAACGCTTTCTTCCGCGCCGGGGTCTCCCACGCCGATCTGGTGATCCTCGGCGACCTCCGCCGCGACGACACCGATCTGCACGCCCTCGTCACCGACCTCGCCGCGCTGCACTCGGCGGGACTGATCGGGCAGTGGGGCGTCAACAACTGGTCGGCGCCGGCGATCCGGGCGGTCCACGACTTCGCCGCCGCGGACGGCGTGCCCGGCCCGGCGATCGCGCAGCTGAAGTACAGCGTGGCCCGGCGGTCCATTCCGGACGGTGCGCCGTTCGCTTCGGTGTTCGGCGAACTCGGCGTCTCGCTCCAGGCGTCCGACGTCTTCGAGGGCGGCGTGCTGCTCGGGAAGGGCGGGCGCCAGGTCGGCCGCGACCCCGGCGACGTCCGGCAGCGGATCGCCGGCTCGGCCGCGGACCTCGCGAAGGTGGCCGAGAGCGTCGGGGCGACGCCGGCCCAGCTGTGCCTCGCGTTCACGCTCACGCACCCGGCGACCACGACGACGTTGTTCGGCGCCACCAGCGTCAGGCAGCTCGAGGACAACCTCGCGGCGGTCACGCTCGTCGAGCGGATCGGTGCGGCGGACCTGCGCGAGCTGGTGGAGCCGTTCTGGGCCGACAAGGACGCCGTCGATCCGGAGGGCCCGTGACTCCGGAACTGTCCGCCGAGACGCTGGCAGCCGTCCGCGCGTCGTTCCGCAATCCCACCCCGGACGAGGCGATCGACGGCCGGGACATCGAGTGGTCGGACCACGTCCTCGACGACGGCGTGGTCGTCACGGTGCTGCGGCCGCGGCACCCGCGGCCGGACGCGCCCGGGTTGTACAGCATCCACGGCGGCGGGATGGTCATGGACGACCGGTTCGCCGACCTGCCGCGGCTGGTGCCGCTGATCGAGGAGTTCGGGTTCGTCTGCGCGACCGTCGAGTACCGGCTCGCACCGGAGCACCCGCACCCGGCGCCGCTGGAGGACTGCTACGCGGGCCTGGTGTGGTTCGCGCAGACGTTCGGGTTCGAGCGGCTGATCGTCGGCGGCGGCAGCGCGGGCGGCGGGTTGAGCGCGGGGGTGGCCTTGCTCGCGCGTGACCGGGGCGGGCCGGCCTTGGCGGGGCAGCTGCTGCTGTGCCCGATGCTCGACGACCGGACGTCGGCGGACCTCCCGGACCTCGTGTGGACGCGGGAGGCCAACGACTTCGGCTGGCGCAGCCTGCTGAACGGCCAGACGTCGCCCTACGCGGCCCCGGCGCGGATGACGGACCTCAGCGGCTTGCCGCCGGCGTTCGTCGAGGTCGGCGGGGCGGAGCTGTTCCGCGACGAAGACGTGGCGTACGCCCAGCGGCTGGCCCGGGCGGGCGTCCCGACGGAGCTGCACGTCTGGGCGGACGCGCACCACGGCTTCGACCGCTTCGCCCCGGAAGCCGAGGTCACCCGCGCCGCCCTGGCCACACGGTCCTCCTGGCTCCGCCGCCTGCTCGACGGCCCGGGAGGTCGGCGCCGAGGATGAAGCGCGCGGCCTGCTCGCCGACGAGGACCGCCGGTGCGTTGGTATTGCCCGTCGTCACCCGGGGCAGCACCGACGCGTCGGCGACGACCAGGCCGTCGAGCCCGTGCACCGCCAGCCGCGGGTCCACCACCGCGGCCGCGTCGGTGCCCATCCGGCAGGTGCCGACCTGGTGGTGGTACGTGATCGCCGTCCGCCGCACGTACTCACCGGCGTCGTCGCCCGGCGCCGGGTACAGCTGCCGGGCGCCCCACCCGTCCGCGAGCGCCGGTGCGGCGCCGACCGCGAGGCACTGCTCGACCGACGCCACCAGGCTCTCGAAGTCCGACGGCGCCGACAACGCCGCGAGGTCGATCAGCGGCGAGCCGTCCGGGGCCAGCCGCAGGCTCCCGCGGCTCTCCGGTGACACCATGCCCGCCATCAGCGAAAATCCGGTCGGCGGCCCGGACATCCACGGTTCGTACATCGGCACGCTGAAGCAGATCGGCTGGGTGTCCGGCACGGCGAGCCCGGCCCGGCTGCGCCAGAACCAGTGCACCTGCGTCACCGGCCGCCCGGGTTCCGGCACGACTTCGCGGGACGTCGAGAAGATCACCGGGGAGAGCAGGTGATCGTGCAGGTTGCGCCCCACCCCGGGCAGGTCCGCGACGACGTCGATGCCGAGCGCCGCCAGTTCGCCCGCCGGGCCGACGCCGCTGCGGAGCAGGATCGCGGGCGAGGCCAGCGCCCCCGCCGCGAGCACGACCAGGTCGGCCGAGAGTTCCCGCGCCACCCCGTCGATGGAGACGTCGACGCCGGTCACGCGGGCACCGGAGAACCGGAGCCGGTGCACCATCGCTCCCGTGTGGACGGTCATCCGCGAGGCCACCGGAGCGCCGTAAGCGTGCCACGTGGTGAAGCGCCGGCCGCCGCGCAAGGTGATCTGCTCGACGGACACGCCGTCGAGGGTTCCGCCGTTGTAGTCCGGGTTCAAGGCCAGACCGGTCTCGCGGCACGCGTCCACGATGGACCGCTGGACCGGGTGCAGCGGCTCGTTCGGGACGACGTCGAGGAGGTCCTTTTCGAGCCGGGCGAACACCGGCTCGACGTCTTCCCAGTACCAGCCGGGCAGTCCCCAGCCGTCGTAGTCGGCCGGGGCGCCGCGGACCCAGATCATCGCGTTGAGCGCGTGCGACCCGCCGAGGACCTTGCCCCGCGGCAGGTGCAGCCGCCGGTTCGCCGCGTACTCCTGCGGGACCGTGTACAGGTCCCAGTCCTCGGGCCCGTGCCACAGCTCCCCGGCCCGCGCGGGGTCGTGGATCGCCGGGTTGACGTCCTCGCTGCCCGCCTCCAGCAGCGTCACCGCCGCGCCCGCGTCCACCAGCCGCCGCGCCACCACCGAACCGGCCGAGCCGGCGCCCACCACGATCACGTCCATGCGCTCCAGCGTGGCCCGCGGCCCGGCGGACCCGCGGCATCCCTTCGCGGTCGGTCAACGGGCGTGCGGGAGCGGACAAGACCCGCGGCACCCGGCCGCCCGATACTCGGCTCACCCCAGGCCGAGGAGGACAACGGGATGGCGACACGCCTGTGCATCGACGGACAGTGGACCGAAGCCGGCGGCGGCGTGCTCCCGACCCGCGACCCCGCCACCGGCCGCGTCATCGAAGAGGTCGGTACGGCCTCGCGCGCCGACGTCGACGCCGCCGTCGCGGCCGCCCGGCGCGCGCTCACCGCACCCGAATGGGCCGGGCTGCTCCCGGTCCGGCGCGCCGCGCTGCTGTTCCGGCTGGCCGACCTCGTCGAGCGGCACCACGAAGAGCTGGCCCGGCTGGAGACGCTCGACCAGGGCCAGCCGATCGGGGTGTCCCGGCAGGTGAGCGCGACCGGCACGGCGGAGCACTTCCGCTACTTCGCGGGCTGGGTGACGAAGCTGCAGGGCACCACGAACCCGGTGTCCTTCCCCGACACCCTGCACTACACCCGCCGCGAGCCGGTGGGGGTGAACGCGCTGATCACGCCGTGGAACTTCCCGCTGATGATCCTCGCCTGGAAGCTCGCGCCGGCCCTGGCGACCGGCAACACGGTGGTGATCAAGCCCAGCGAGGTGACGCCGCTGACCAGCATCCGGCTGGTCGAGCTGGTGCACGAAGCCGGGATCCCGGCGGGCGTGGTCAACCTCGTCACCGGCGACGGCTCGGTCGGTGCCCTGCTGACCGAGCACCCGGACGTCGACCACGTCTCCTACACCGGCTCCACCGCGGTCGGGAAGCTGATCACGGCGGCGAGCGCGGCGTCCAACCTCAAGCGGCTCACCCTCGAGCTCGGCGGGAAGGCCCCGAGCATCATCGCGGCCGACGCCGACATCGACGCCGCCGTCGCGGGCAACCTCGCCGGGGCGACGCTCAACACCGGCCAGGTCTGCGCCGCCTACACGCGCTTCTACGTAGACCGCAAGCGGGAGCAGGAGTTCGTCGACAAGCTGGCGCGCGGCCTGGAAGGCCTGCGGCTCGGGCCGGGCACCGAGGAGACCACGCAGCTCGGGCCGCTGGTGTCGGAGAAGCACCGCGAACACGTCGACTTCCTGGTCAGCACCGGCCGCGACCAGGGTGCCGACCTGGTCACCGGCGGGAACCCGGTCGACGGCGACGGCTACTTCTACACCCCGACGCTGTTCGCCGGGGTCCGCGACGACATGGCGATCATGCGCGAGGAGATCTTCGGTCCGGTCCTGGCCGTGACGGCCTACGACGACGGCGACGAACCGCTCGCCCGCGCCAACGACACCGAGTACGGCCTGGCCGCGACGGTGTGGACCCGCGACCTCCGCACAGCGCAGCGCTACGCCGACGGCATCCGGGCCGGCGCGGTCTTCGTCAACATGCCCCCGATCCCGGACATGGCGGCGCCGTGGGGCGGCTACAAGGCCTCCGGCTGGGGTCGCGAAATGGGCCCCTGGGCGCTCGACGCCTACACCGAGACGAAGTCCGTCTGGCTCCACTACGGCGGGTGAAAGGGGGTTTCCCCGCGCCACAGATCGTATATTATTTAAGATACCTTCTTCGAACCGGCAGGCAGGACCACGGATGACGACCCTCCCGCAGCGGCCCGGCAAGATCATCGCGCTGCACCTCAACTACCACTCCCGCGCCGCCCAGCGCGGCCGGGTGCCGGCGCAGCCGTCGTACTTCCTCAAGCCGCCGACGTCCGCGGCGGCGAGCGGAGCCGCGCTCGAACGCCCGGCGGGCACCGAGCTGCTGGGCTTCGAAGGCGAGATCGCGCTGGTCATCGGCCGCACCGCCCGCCGCGTCACGCCCGAGGAAGGCTGGTCCTGCGTCGGCGGCGTCACCGCGGCCAACGACTTCGGCGTCTACGACCTGCGCTACGCCGACAAGGGCAGCAACCTGCGCTCGAAGGGCGGCGACGGCTTCACCCCGCTCGGTCCCGCTGTGCTGCCCGCCGCCGACGTCGACCCGGCCGCGCTGCGGCTGCGGACCTGGCTCAACGGCGAACTCGTCCAGGAGGACACCACCGGCGACCTGCTGTTCGGCTTCGGGCGGCTGGTCGCCGACCTTTCGCAGCTGATCACCCTCGAACCCGGCGACGTCGTCCTGACCGGCACCCCCGCGGGTGCTTCGGTCGCCATCCCCGGCGACGTCGTCGAGGTGGAGGTCGACAGCGACGGGCACACCACCGGACGGCTCGTGACCCCCATCGTCGCGGGCACCGTCCCCTTCGGACCGTTCGGTGCCCTCCCCCGCGTCGACGAGCAGCAGCGCGCGGACGCGTACGGGACCGCCGATGCGGGCTTCGAGCTGACGCCGGAGCTGCGCGCGAAGATCGAGTCCGTCGGCACCGCGACGCTGTCCGCCCAGCTGCGCAAGCGCGGCTACGACGCGGTGTCGATCGACGGGCTCACCTCGACCCGGCCCGGCGCCCGGCTGACCGGCCGCGCACGCACCCTGCGGTACCTGCCCTACCGCGAAGACCTGTTCAAGTCCCACGGAGGCGGGTACAACGCGCAGAAGCGCGCGATCGACGCGCTCGGCCCCGGCGACGTCCTCGTGGTGGAGGCGCGCGGCGAACGCGGCACCGGCACCGTCGGCGACATCCTCGCGCTGCGGGCCCAGGTGCGCGGCGCGGCCGGCATCGTCACCGACGGCGGGGTCCGCGACCTCGCCGCGGTGTCCGCTTTGGACATCCCGACCTACCACGCCGGGCCGCACCCGGCGGTGCTCGGCCGGCGGCACGTGCCGTGGGACGTCGACGTCGCGATCGCGTGCGGTGGCGCCGCCGTCTGCCCTGGCGACGTGATCGCCGGCGACGGCGACGGTGTCCTGGTCATCCCGCCGGACCTGGTCGAGGAGGTCGTCGACGCGGCGATCGAGCAAGAGCTGCAGGAGACGTTCATCGCCGAGCAGGTCGCCGCGGGCGAGCGCGTCGAGGGGCTCTACCCGATGGACGAGCACTGGCGCGGGAGGTACGCCGCATGGCTCGCGAAACGGTGAACGGCACCGCGATGAGCAAGTCGCGCATCGCGTACGAGTGGATCAAGGCCCGGATCGCCGACGGCACCTTCTCCCCCGGCTACCGCCTCGTCCTCGGCCAGCTCGCCCAGGAGCTCGGCGTCAGCGTCGTCCCGATCCGCGAAGCGATCCGGCTGCTGGAAGCCGAAGGGCTGGTGACCTTCGAGCGCAACGTCGGCGCGCAGGTCGCGATGGTCGACGAAAGCGAGTACCAGCACACGATGCAGACCCTCGCGCTGGTCGAGGGCTACGCCGCCGCGCTCGCCGCGCCCGTGCTCCCACCCGGTGCGCTGGCCGAGGCCCGGGCGCTGAACGCCGAGCTGGCGGACTGCCTCGGGCACTTCGAACCGGCCCGGTTCACCGGGCTCAACCGCGACTTCCACGCCGTGCTGTTCGGCGCCTGCCCCAACCCGCAGGTCCTCGACCTGGTCCGGCGTGGCTGGGACCGGCTGAGCGGCCTGCGCACCTCGACGTTCAGCTTCGTGCCCGGCCGGGCCCGCGAGTCGGTCGCCGAGCACGAAACCATCCTCGGCCTGCTCGAAAGCGGCGCCCCCGCCGCCGACGTCGAGCAGGCCGTCCGCGCCCACCGGCTGGCCACCCTGGACGCGTTCCTCGTCCACCGCCGCCACTGACGCAAGAAGGGAAACCCATGCGCTTCCGCTCCGACCCCCAGGCCATCCGCGGGTCGATCGCGCCGCTGATGACGCCGTTCACCGCCGAGGGAGCCGTCGACCACGCCGGCCTCGAGAACCTCGTGCGCTGGCAGCTCGCCTCGGGCTCGCACGGCATCTCGATCGGCGGCTCCACCGGCGAACCCGGCTCGCAGACCGTCGCCGAGCGCGCCGAAGCGATCCGCACGGTGGCCGCCGCGGTCGGCGACCGCGTGCCGTTCGTGCCCGGTACCGGCTCGGCGAAGCTCGACGAGACCCTGGAGCTGACGGCGGCCGCCCAGGACGCCGGGATCGACGCCGCGCTGGTCATCACGCCGTACTACGCGCGGCCCACCCAGGACGCGCTGTTCGTCTGGTACCGCACGGTCTGCCGCGAGTTCCCGGACCTGCCGATCGTCGCCTACAACGTGCCGAGCCGCACCGCGGTCGACCTCGCGCCGGAGACGGTCGCGCGGCTGTTCCGCTCGTGCGAAAACTTCGTCGGGATCAAGGAGACGACGAAGGACTTCGAGCACTTCTCCCGCGTGCTGCACCTGTGCGGCCGGAGCCTGCTGGTGTGGTCCGGGATCGAGCTGCTGTGCCTGCCGCTGCTGGCCCTCGGCGGCGCCGGGTTCGTCAGCGCGACGGCCAACATCGCCCCGGCCGCGTGCGCGGAGATGTACACCGCCTGGCAGTCCGGCGACCACGAGCGCGCCCGGGAGATCCACTACGGCCTGCACCCGCTGGTCGACCTGCTGTTCGTCGAAACCAACCCGGCGCCCGGGAAGTGGGTGCTCGAGCAGCGCGGGCTGATCGCGTCCGGGCACGTGCGGCCACCGCTGATCACACCGACCGAGTCCGGCATCGCCCGGATCAAGGACTTCATGGCCGAAGGCGCGCAGTACCTCAGCCCGGCCGAAGGCTTCACCGTGGGAGGGAAGGCATGACCCACTACGTCCCGGAGGGACTGCCGGGCGAGCTCAAGCACTACATCGGCGGCGAACTCGTCGACAGCGTGTCGGGCAAGACGTTCGACGTGCTCGACCCGGTGTCCAACACCCCGTACGTGACCGCCGCCGCGGGCCAGGCCGAGGACGTCGACCGGGCGGTCGCCGCGGCGCGCAAGGCGTTCACCGAAGGCCCGTGGCCGCGCCTGCTCCCCCGGGCCCGCGCGCGGATCCTGAACAAGATCGCCGACGCCGTCGAAGCGCAGGACAAGCGGCTGGCCGAGCTGGAGACGTTCGACACCGGCCTGCCGATCACCCAGGCGCTCGGGCAGGCGCAGCGCGCGGCCGAGAACTTCCGGTTCTTCGCCGACCTCGTCGTCGCCCAGGCCGACGACACCTACCAGGTGCCCGGGCGGCAGGTGAACTACGTGCACCGCAAGCCGGTCGGGGTCGCCGGGCTGATCACGCCGTGGAACACCCCGTTCATGCTGGAGAGCTGGAAGCTCGCGCCGGCGCTGGCATCGGGCTGCACGGTCGTGCTCAAGCCGGCCGAATTCACGCCGCTGTCGGCCAGCCTGTGGGCGAAGATCTTCGCCGACGCGGGACTGCCGGCCGGGGTCTTCAACCTGGTCAACGGCTTCGGCGAGGAGGCGGGTGACGCGCTGGTCAAGCACCCGGACGTCCCGCTGATCTCGTTCACCGGCGAAACCACGACCGGGCAGACGATCTACCGCAACTGCGCGGCCCAGCTCAAGGGCATGTCGATGGAGCTGGGCGGCAAGTCCCCGGCCATCGTGTTCGCCGACGCCGACCTCGACGCCGCGCTCGACTCGACGCTCTTCGGCGTGTTCTCCCTCAACGGCGAACGCTGCACCGCGGGCAGCCGGATCCTCGTCGAGCGGCCGATCTACGAGGAGTTCTGCACGCGGTACGCCGCGCGGGCGGCGAACATCGTCGTCGGCGATCCGCACGACCCGGCCACCGAGGTCGGCGCGCTCGTGCACCCCGAGCACTACGCCAAGGTGATGAGCTACGTCGAGCTGGGCAAGTCCGAGGGCCGGCTCCTCGCGGGCGGCGGCCGTCCGTCCGGATTGGACAGCGGCAACTACGTGGCCCCGACGGTGTTCGCCGACGTCCCCTCCACCGCGCGGATCTTCCAGGAGGAGATCTTCGGGCCGGTGGTCGCGCTGACGCCGTTCGACACCGAAGCCGAGGCACTGGCGCTCGCCAACGACGTCAAGTACGGGCTCGCCGCCTACCTCTGGACGTCGGACCTGGCGCGCGCGCACACCTTCGCGCAGTCGGTCGAGGCCGGGATGGTCTGGCTGAACTCGCACAACGTCCGCGACCTGCGGACGCCGTTCGGCGGGGTCAAGGCGTCCGGCCTCGGCCACGAAGGCGGCTACCGCTCGCTCGACTTCTACACCCACCAGCAGGCGATCCACGTCTCGCTCGGGCCGGTGCACACCGCCCGCTTCGGCACCGTCCAGAAGGGACAGTCATGACCGCCACGCCGCCGGACGTCATCCGCTGCGCGTACGCCGAGCTCGTCGTCACCGATCTGGCGGCCTCACGGGCGTTCTACGTCGACGTGCTCGGGCTCGTCGTCACCCACGAAGACGCCGACGCGCTCTACCTGCGGGCGTTCGAGGAGTACCTGCACCATTCCCTGGTGCTGCGCAGGGGCCCCACGGCCGCGCTGGGCGTGCTGGCCTACCGGGTGCGCACGCCCGGCGACCTCGACCTCGCCGAGGAGTACTACCGGGCGCTCGGGGTCCGGGTGGAGCGGCGCCCGGCGGGTGCCACGCGCGGCATCGGCGAAGCGGTGCGGATCATCGATCCGCTCGGGTTCCCGGTGGAGTTCTTCCACGAGGCCGAGCACGTCGAGCGGTTCACCCAGCGCTACGACGTCCACGGCGCCGGCGCACTGTCGCGATTGGACCACTTCAACCT encodes the following:
- a CDS encoding amidohydrolase, producing the protein MTAQRIHSADLVVHGGVVHTFGPDGTVAGGLAVSGGRVAAVGADLTAHIGPDTEVLDLAGRTVLPGINDAHLHATWLGARWPHPLLGAPHEETPVVTAGDRRAAILRAGDVCAALGITSYTEPGLGPGETGCFSAEVLDEYANLHREGRLRARVTVLRLFGLLDGASSLPDFARGLATAVPAADPEWLAVPGVKIFADGIPPMRTAWTHHCYADGTHGTLLVDGPDDGERAANLAAMIALAHDAGLVVGVHATGERSIEAALAHLRDGDHLVHGDLVTPAQLRRMAERGVGLTTQPAIATAMRPMVATALGDDVAAKAWPLREILDLGVRLTLSSDAPVVTPDWRVHLAAAGELLGARGVTPELTGRLLRCYTTEAAAQDGSAAWKGTLEPGMAADFCVLDEDPLEVALADLPPVAVGLTVTGGRIVHKG
- a CDS encoding alpha/beta hydrolase; translated protein: MTPELSAETLAAVRASFRNPTPDEAIDGRDIEWSDHVLDDGVVVTVLRPRHPRPDAPGLYSIHGGGMVMDDRFADLPRLVPLIEEFGFVCATVEYRLAPEHPHPAPLEDCYAGLVWFAQTFGFERLIVGGGSAGGGLSAGVALLARDRGGPALAGQLLLCPMLDDRTSADLPDLVWTREANDFGWRSLLNGQTSPYAAPARMTDLSGLPPAFVEVGGAELFRDEDVAYAQRLARAGVPTELHVWADAHHGFDRFAPEAEVTRAALATRSSWLRRLLDGPGGRRRG
- a CDS encoding aldehyde dehydrogenase, coding for MATRLCIDGQWTEAGGGVLPTRDPATGRVIEEVGTASRADVDAAVAAARRALTAPEWAGLLPVRRAALLFRLADLVERHHEELARLETLDQGQPIGVSRQVSATGTAEHFRYFAGWVTKLQGTTNPVSFPDTLHYTRREPVGVNALITPWNFPLMILAWKLAPALATGNTVVIKPSEVTPLTSIRLVELVHEAGIPAGVVNLVTGDGSVGALLTEHPDVDHVSYTGSTAVGKLITAASAASNLKRLTLELGGKAPSIIAADADIDAAVAGNLAGATLNTGQVCAAYTRFYVDRKREQEFVDKLARGLEGLRLGPGTEETTQLGPLVSEKHREHVDFLVSTGRDQGADLVTGGNPVDGDGYFYTPTLFAGVRDDMAIMREEIFGPVLAVTAYDDGDEPLARANDTEYGLAATVWTRDLRTAQRYADGIRAGAVFVNMPPIPDMAAPWGGYKASGWGREMGPWALDAYTETKSVWLHYGG
- a CDS encoding aldo/keto reductase, producing MRIPQRRIGRDGPATGVLSLGSWHTFDRMDFREAVSMLQTAVDAGIGLFDVGVYGLPGAPPVFTDVLFSAMVRAAGLRREDYLLSAKLWLEGYPEHSLRAQLENAFFRAGVSHADLVILGDLRRDDTDLHALVTDLAALHSAGLIGQWGVNNWSAPAIRAVHDFAAADGVPGPAIAQLKYSVARRSIPDGAPFASVFGELGVSLQASDVFEGGVLLGKGGRQVGRDPGDVRQRIAGSAADLAKVAESVGATPAQLCLAFTLTHPATTTTLFGATSVRQLEDNLAAVTLVERIGAADLRELVEPFWADKDAVDPEGP
- a CDS encoding zinc-binding dehydrogenase, with the translated sequence MPTHTEAAVLTGHHAPLELRELPLPPDPEPGAALVRLTCTTLCGTDVHLWSGEMSLPGMLPMVLGHEMVGEVVATGPGTTDTLGREIRPGDRIGWSESTCGKCHGCTILREPVACERRGYGFLQRSDRFPYATGGLARHCYVTPGAAKLLLPDDVEDTWASMSGCAGKTVLRAVARSGGIRPNATVVVQGAGALGVFATAVARLCGAGVVITVGGPRSRLDVAERFGATATVPVESTPDERVERVRELTGGRGADHVFDFAGGPTVGAEAVAFAAQRGTVAIVGSTGPVPSPVPLGTVMGKELTIAGSLNGDIADYHRSVEFFRAFADRLPWNELFSAPVGLAGASAAVESMSRLGELKAVIDPRLP
- a CDS encoding SDR family NAD(P)-dependent oxidoreductase yields the protein MKTRIVVVTGGASGIGRGAAEAFLAAGDRVVVADVDARAAHDVAREIGAEHVELDIADPASVDAAVSLVASRFGPVDVLVNNAGLAGGGGPVTGLPVEVFDRCLRVNFRGTFLMTRAVGAHMVAAGTRGAIVNVSSIGARQPTPGLGHYEATKAAVDALTRSAALELAPHGIRVNAVAPGPVLTPMTAGFAADTAARTAWESRIPLGRIAAVGDVVPSVVFLASPAAGHITGVSLAVDGGQLLT
- a CDS encoding GMC family oxidoreductase, whose translation is MDVIVVGAGSAGSVVARRLVDAGAAVTLLEAGSEDVNPAIHDPARAGELWHGPEDWDLYTVPQEYAANRRLHLPRGKVLGGSHALNAMIWVRGAPADYDGWGLPGWYWEDVEPVFARLEKDLLDVVPNEPLHPVQRSIVDACRETGLALNPDYNGGTLDGVSVEQITLRGGRRFTTWHAYGAPVASRMTVHTGAMVHRLRFSGARVTGVDVSIDGVARELSADLVVLAAGALASPAILLRSGVGPAGELAALGIDVVADLPGVGRNLHDHLLSPVIFSTSREVVPEPGRPVTQVHWFWRSRAGLAVPDTQPICFSVPMYEPWMSGPPTGFSLMAGMVSPESRGSLRLAPDGSPLIDLAALSAPSDFESLVASVEQCLAVGAAPALADGWGARQLYPAPGDDAGEYVRRTAITYHHQVGTCRMGTDAAAVVDPRLAVHGLDGLVVADASVLPRVTTGNTNAPAVLVGEQAARFILGADLPGRRAGGGARRTVWPGRRG